A window from Chloroflexota bacterium encodes these proteins:
- a CDS encoding cytosine permease, which produces MAVHGPSPVGEESADEIGRVEARGIDFVPERERHSRPRNLAWAMFGPQFGFGNMVFGSLGIAFGLSWWSTFTAVTVGVALGSLIFAGVAIQSPKTGTNNAVSSGAFFGVTGRYLGSLISLFIGLSFFAILVWTSGQTIVVVFHRIFGSGTGNVALSIAMLVVMLISFALAIYGHATLVASFKFIAIASAGVSLLALIVLSGKFHDVHGGAYLLGKYWPTWVLTMVLAASLPVSWGPFIGDYGRYVPTKAKASTCALAGGLGIFAGCWLSEIIGAFAITTFPNPATPFATGFTQVSPLWFAILLMIAPGGLANIESAAMSVYNSALDVHALFFRLTRAQLTFIMSAIGLAAAYIALIAFNAINSIEAFATLMLVTCTPWMVIMTIGHLMRRGRYIPMDLQPFAGGVKKGIYWFTGGFNIRAFVAWGAAVAVGMMFTSTSIITGPLTPHVSGIDLSFTSAAVVGGVLYYALVKFFPEHGVMIAAPPPQDEVTVPPSVALK; this is translated from the coding sequence ATGGCAGTTCACGGACCATCGCCGGTTGGCGAAGAATCCGCCGACGAGATCGGGCGCGTCGAGGCACGGGGGATCGATTTCGTCCCCGAGAGAGAACGTCACTCGCGGCCGCGCAACCTCGCGTGGGCGATGTTTGGCCCTCAGTTTGGCTTCGGCAACATGGTCTTCGGGTCGCTCGGCATTGCGTTCGGGCTGAGCTGGTGGAGCACGTTCACGGCCGTGACGGTTGGGGTTGCGCTTGGCTCACTTATCTTCGCCGGCGTGGCGATCCAGTCGCCCAAAACCGGCACAAACAATGCGGTCTCCAGCGGAGCCTTCTTTGGCGTGACGGGCCGCTATCTCGGCTCGCTCATCAGCCTCTTCATCGGCCTCTCGTTCTTCGCGATCCTCGTGTGGACCTCGGGCCAGACGATCGTCGTGGTCTTCCACCGCATCTTCGGCAGCGGCACCGGGAACGTCGCTCTGTCGATCGCGATGCTGGTGGTGATGCTGATCTCCTTCGCGCTCGCGATCTATGGGCACGCCACGTTGGTGGCAAGCTTCAAGTTCATCGCGATCGCGAGTGCGGGCGTCTCGCTCCTTGCGCTGATCGTGCTCTCCGGCAAGTTCCACGACGTGCACGGCGGGGCCTATCTGCTTGGCAAGTACTGGCCGACCTGGGTGCTGACGATGGTTCTGGCCGCCTCGCTTCCCGTGTCCTGGGGGCCATTCATCGGAGACTACGGGCGCTACGTCCCAACAAAAGCAAAGGCGAGCACGTGCGCCCTTGCCGGGGGGCTGGGCATCTTCGCAGGCTGCTGGTTGTCCGAGATCATCGGGGCGTTCGCCATCACGACGTTCCCGAATCCGGCCACCCCGTTCGCGACAGGGTTTACGCAGGTGTCTCCGCTGTGGTTCGCGATCCTGCTCATGATCGCGCCGGGTGGTCTGGCGAACATCGAAAGCGCTGCGATGTCCGTCTACAACTCGGCACTGGACGTGCACGCCCTGTTCTTCCGGCTCACGCGGGCTCAGCTGACCTTCATCATGAGCGCAATCGGGCTCGCCGCCGCATACATCGCGCTGATCGCATTCAACGCGATCAACTCGATCGAGGCCTTCGCGACGTTGATGCTCGTCACCTGTACGCCCTGGATGGTGATCATGACCATCGGGCACCTGATGAGGCGTGGGCGATATATACCGATGGATCTACAGCCGTTTGCGGGCGGAGTGAAAAAGGGGATCTACTGGTTCACGGGCGGCTTCAACATCAGGGCGTTCGTGGCCTGGGGCGCCGCCGTGGCGGTGGGGATGATGTTCACGTCGACGAGCATCATCACCGGGCCGCTCACTCCTCATGTGAGCGGGATCGATCTGAGCTTCACCAGCGCTGCCGTGGTCGGCGGGGTCCTCTACTACGCCCTGGTCAAATTCTTCCCCGAACACGGCGTGATGATCGCGGCGCCTCCGCCACAGGATGAGGTGACCGTGCCACCCAGCGTGGCGCTGAAGTAG